In Coregonus clupeaformis isolate EN_2021a unplaced genomic scaffold, ASM2061545v1 scaf0619, whole genome shotgun sequence, one DNA window encodes the following:
- the LOC123485231 gene encoding uncharacterized protein LOC123485231 encodes MKMTFIYRQAMVNDEAKSSDVFSVFPRFLDTPGLIEQDFRLLFGEATANKFLEKWPTTFKAKVIKESHGLVSTTELLDLMRNAESAAEVENGWDSDMSAILLLLHLLPPSAQGRKRPGKMSAYQAVDQLIRFQKVGTSVQQHLDNITQSSQPYLLAQGSTQSSIHSYFIVVDKHALPCKATGSVGAFDEVFKAHYVFGTSYSSSLSSFFHFCANNHL; translated from the exons ATGAAAATGACCTTCATATATCGGCAAGCAATGGTCAACGATGAAGCCAAATCATCAGATGTCTTCTCGGTCTTCCCAAGATTTCTGGACACACCAGGACTG ATAGAACAAGATTTCAGACTTCTGTTTGGTGAGGCCACAGCCAACAAATTCTTGGAGAAGTGGCCAACCACTTTCAAAgcaaaagtaataaaggaaagccATGGACTTGTATCCACCACAGAACTCTTGGATTTGATGCGCAATGCTGAGTCAGCTGCTGAAGTTGAGAATG GCTGGGACAGTGACATGTCTGCCATCTTGCTGCTGCTACATTTGCTACCACCATCTGCACAAGGTAGAAAGAGGCCGGGAAAGATGTCTGCATATCAAGCTGTAGATCAGCTCATCAGATTTCAAAAG GTTGGAACCAGTGTGCAGCAGCATCTTGACAACATCACCCAAAGCAGTCAGCCCTACCTTCTCGCCCAGGGATCCACACAGAGCAGCATTCACTCCTACTTCATTGTGGTTGACAAGCATGCTCTTCCATGCAAGGCAACAGGTTCAGTAGGAGCTTTTGACGAAGTCTTTAAAGCCCATTACGTATTTGGTACGTCATACAGTTCTTCCTTGAGCAGCTTTTTTCACTTTTGTGCAAACAACCATCTATAA